The DNA sequence GCCCAATTCGCAGGCGAGGGAAAGCGTCAGTTTTTTATCGGGAAAATGGCTGAGGGCAGTCGTCAATTCTTCGGCCGAAAAATCCCCCGCGGGAAAGCGCGTCAATCGGAAATCGAGTTCGGCCACGCGCCCGCGGATGTCGTCGTCGCAATCCAGCAGCGCGCTGATGTCTTCTTCATCTTCGGGAAAAATGATCTTTTTCCGTGCGTCTGTTTCGTTTTCGAAAGGGAGAACGAAGGCCTCCAGGGGAAGGATCGTAAGACAGTCGAAGCATCGCTTCTCAGCCAATGCGGCCAGGGCCATATGATGGCCTTCCAGGAGAAGGCTCGTATAATTTCCGAGATACCAGGCGATCCCCTTGGGCGCTTTTCCCTGCCGTATTCGTTCCGCTTCGCTTTCCGCCAGTTCTTCCGAAAAACGTCTGAGGTCGTGACTGGGGTACAAAAAGGCCGGTCTCGCGGGAAGCGCGTTGCCCCTTTCCCCAAAAAGCTTCTGAAAAGCCGGATGTTCCGTGAGTTCGGCGGATACGTCCCAAAAGACGCCGCCTGCCCCGTCGGTGGGAAAATAGCGTATGTCGGCAACAGCGTAAATTCCTTCTTTGAGTAAGCCCAAAAGCGGCGAAAGGGCGTTAATTTTCTCTTTCATGGTCTCCGCGCCGTCGTTTAAGCGCGTGAGGGCCTCCGCGAATTCCGGTCTTTCCTCAGGGGAGACGCCCGGTCCGATCCGGCAGGGGCCGGTCCCCTCGCGGGATATCCTGTACTGGACCAGAGGATTGTTCGAAAGCGTCAGCGCGAAGGAAAAAGAGCCGTCGTCGTTTCGGCTTTTTTTGAGACAAAGTTCCGGCGTTTCGTTGCGGATAAAGATCAGGGCGGCGGGAGTTCCGAAGGGGGAAGACCCGTCGTCCCAGGTACGGACGATCCGCAAGGGGCCCTTTGTTTTCTCTTTTTTGAAGAATTTCGCGAAATTCATCGATAACTCCCGAAAGCGTACTTTCTCCAATTATATCATAGAATCGGCGCAAAAAGAATAGCGGAATTGAAATTTTTCAGAAAGAGATGAAATTTTGCCAAAAATATGATATCATAAAGGGAGAAAAAGAATTCACGGAGGAACACATGCAACAACGCTTCAAAAGGAATTTTTCCATTATCGCCCATATCGACCACGGCAAATCCACTATCGCGGACCGTCTGATCGAAGCGACGGGAACGGTTGCCCAAAGGGACATGAAAGAACAGCTGCTGGATTCCATGGACCTCGAACGGGAAAAGGGCATTACGATCAAGGCCCAGGCCGTGACGCTTTTTTATCACGCCAAGGACGGAAACACCTATGAGCTGAACCTCATCGACACGCCGGGTCATGTGGACTTTATCTATGAGGTATCCCGCTCGCTTTCCGCCTGCGAAGGGGCCCTTCTGGTCGTGGACGCCGCCCAGGGCGTGGAGGCCCAGACCCTGGCCAACGTCTATCTCGCCATCGGACAAAATCTCGAAATTGTGCCGGTCATCAACAAAATTGACCTGCCGTCGGCCGATATTGAAAAAACCAGAAAAGAAATCGAGGATATCGTCGGTCTTCCCGCTGACGACGCGATTCTGGCCTCGGGAAAGACAGGCGAAGGGATAGGCGATCTGCTGGAAGCGGTGGTTGCCCGGATTCCCGCCCCTTCTTACGACGAGGAATCTCCGCTGAGGGCCCTGATTTTCGATTCGCTCTTTGACGATTACCGCGGCGTCATCACCTATGTGAAGCTTCTCGACGGGAAAATCAAAAAAGGAGACCGGATCCGGATCTGGTCCACGGAAAAAGATTTTGACGTCCTTGAAACGGGGATATTTACCCCGGCCATGAAGGCCGTGGACGAACTCACGGCAGGTTCCGTAGGCTATGTGATCTCGGGCGTCAAATCCATCCACGATACCCGCGTGGGCGATACGATGACCTCGGCGGAACGCCCCTGTCTCTTTCCGCTGGAGGGCTTCAAGCCCGCGCTTTCCATGGTATTCGCCGGGATTTATCCCCTGGATACCAACGACTACGGCGATCTCCGGGACGCTCTGGAAAAATTGCAGCTCAACGACGCGTCGCTCACCTTCCAGCCCGAGACCTCGCTGGCTCTGGGCTTCGGGTTCCGCTGCGGATTTTTGGGCCTGCTGCATATGGAAATCATCGTGGAGCGCCTGCGGCGCGAATACAACCTGGATCTGATCTCGACGACCCCGTCGGTGGAATATAAAATTCTCATGGCAAACGGACAGATCCTGACCATAGACAATCCCTGCGAGTTTCCTGAGGGCGGAAAGGGCCAATTTACCGTTGAGGAACCCTATATCTCGGGAAAAATCATCACGCCCAAGGATTATATGGGGGGCGTCATGGAACTCTGTCAGGAAAAACGCGGCGTCTACGTAGGGATGGAATTTATCGACGAAAAACGCTCGCTTGTCACCTATGAGCTGCCCCTCGCCGAGATCGTCATTGATTTTTATGACAAACTCAAATCCCGCACCCGGGGCTATGCCTCCTTCGAATATGAATTTACAGGCTACAAAGAGGCGGACTTGGTCAAGGTCGATATCCTCGTCCAATGGAAGGTCGTGGACGCCTTTTCCTTTATCGCCCACGCCGACAACGCCTACGCCAAAGGCCGGACCATCTGCGAAAGGCTCAAGGAAGTAATCCCGAGACAGCAGTTCGAAATCCCGATCCAGGCGGCGCTGGGCTCCAAGATCATCGCCCGGGAGAATATCAAGCCCTACCGCAAAAACGTCATCGCCAAATGCTACGGCGGAGACATCACGCGGAAGAAAAAATTGCTGGAAAAACAGAAAGAGGGGAAAAAGCGGATGAAAACAATCGGAAATGTGGAAATCCCCCAGGAAGCCTTCGTTTCTGTGTTGAAGCTCAACGATTGAATACAAAAAAGCCCGGTTTAACGCCGGGCCTTTTTATGCCTATTCCCCCTTACTCCCACTCAATGGTCGCGGGCGGCTTCGAGGAAATGTCATAAGTCAGGCGGTTGATCCCCTTGACCTCGTTCAGGATCCGGTTGGAAACTTTCTCGAGAAAATCAAGCGGCAAATGGGACCAGGTCGCGGTCATAAAGTCAATCGTATTGGCGGATCTGAGCACCGCCGTATACTCATAAGTGCGGCAGTCCCCCATTACCCCCACCGAGCGGATCGGCAACAGCACCACAAAGGCCTGGCTGACTTTGTTGTAGAGATCTGCGGCCCGCAATTCCTCGATAAAGATGTCGTCGGCTTCCCGCAGGATATCGGCCTTTTCCTTTGTGACTTCGCCCAAAATTCGGATCCCCAAGCCCGGCCCCGGAAAGGGATGCCTGTCCACCATATCCGAAGGAATGCCGAGTTCCCGGCCCACCTTGCGGACCTCGTCCTTGAAGAGCTCCCGCAGAGGTTCGATCAATTGCAGCTTCATATCTTTGGGAAGGCCGCCCACGTTGTGATGAGACTTGATGGTCTGGGAAGGCCCCTTGACCGAGGTGGACTCGATGACGTCGGGGTAAATGGTCCCCTGGGCGAGAAATTCCACGTCCTTGACCTTGGCGGCTTCTTCATTGAAGACCTCGATAAATTCTTTTCCGATGATTTTTCTTTTCTGCTCGGGATCGGACACGCCCGCCAGCTTTGCGAGGAAGCGCTCCCCGGCGTCGACGCAGCGGATATCCATATGAAAATGCTCGGCGTAGACCGCCATGACCTTTTTCGCCTCGTCTTTCCGGAGGAGTCCCGTATCCACGAAGATGCAGGTCAGTCTGTCGCCCACGGCCCGGTGGATCAAGGTTGCCGCGACCGAGGAATCCACGCCTCCCGAAAGGCCCAGCAGCACTTTTTTGTCTCCGGCCTTTGTCCGGATGGCGGCGACCGTGTCTTCAATATAATGCTCCATGGACCAGTTTTTCTCGCATTTGCAGATATTGAAGACAAAATTCTCGATGATTTTCGCCCCGTATTGCGAATGGGTCACTTCGGAATGAAATTGCGTGCAATAGGTATTGATCGCGGGATAATAGGTCGCCGCGATACAGGAGTCCGTATGGGCAATTTGAACCGAATCCGGCGCCATTTCCGTCACATGGTCGTTGTGGCTCATCCAGACGATGGAGCGGTCCGGTACGCCCGCGAAGAGCGGCGAGGCCTTGTCGTCGATATACAGTTCCGCCTTGCCGAACTCCTGCTTGGCCGCCTTGGCGACCTTGCCTCCGAAAAGATCGGTCGTCAGCTGCATGCCGTAGCAGGTCCCCAGAATGGGGACGCCCTGAAAAAAGAGTTCCCTGGCGACTCTCGGAGAGCCTTCCTCGTAGACGGAGCTGGGTCCTCCCGTAAAGATGATTCCTTTAGGCTTTCGGGCGACAATTTTTTCAATGGGTTCCGAAAAGGGGACAATTTCTGCGTATACGCCCATTTCCCGCACCCGCCGCGCGATAAGCTGATTGTACTGGGACCCGAAATCCAGTACGATAATGCCGTTTTCTTTCATAACGCCTCCCGTATGTGCTGAATAGAGAAAATATTCGTTTAAGCTTGGTAATAATAGGAATTGTAACATGAATCGGGGGCACTGTCAAAAAAATATTTGATTTTTGTCCCCATCGGTGATATAATAGGCCATTAAGAATTTGCACCTCAAAAATTCTTAAAATTTTATCAGAGGGGTTGATAGAAATGAACCTAGTTGTATTAACCGGTCGTTTGACCAGGGATCCGGAACTGAAGTACGGACAAAGTGGTAAGGCCTACGCCAAGTTTTCATTGGCGGTGAATCGACAGTTTTCCAAGGACGAAACAGATTTCTTCAACTGTACGGCCTTCGGTAAAACGGCGGAACTGGTGGGGGAGTATTTGCGGAAGGGCCGGAAAGTCGGCGTACAAGGCAATATTCAACAGTATAAGTATGAGGTCAACGGTGAAAAACGGACTTCCTACGACGTCATTGTTAATTCCCTTGAGTTCCTCGAATCCAAAGGCGGAACGTCAGAAAATTACCCCGCGAATGATTTTCCGGGGGATCACGCGGCCGACAGCAAGGCGGAAGCGCCGTTGCCGGACAAAGACGACGAATTTCCTTTCTGATGACAAGGAGAAAAGATTTGCCAAACTCAAATGGGTTTGGCATTTTTAATGACAGGGGAGTTTTTCTATGGAACACCAAGTGATCATGCACTACGATATGGACGCCTTCTTCGCGGCCGTGGAGATCAGAGACAATCCCG is a window from the Fusobacteriaceae bacterium genome containing:
- the guaA gene encoding glutamine-hydrolyzing GMP synthase; translation: MKENGIIVLDFGSQYNQLIARRVREMGVYAEIVPFSEPIEKIVARKPKGIIFTGGPSSVYEEGSPRVARELFFQGVPILGTCYGMQLTTDLFGGKVAKAAKQEFGKAELYIDDKASPLFAGVPDRSIVWMSHNDHVTEMAPDSVQIAHTDSCIAATYYPAINTYCTQFHSEVTHSQYGAKIIENFVFNICKCEKNWSMEHYIEDTVAAIRTKAGDKKVLLGLSGGVDSSVAATLIHRAVGDRLTCIFVDTGLLRKDEAKKVMAVYAEHFHMDIRCVDAGERFLAKLAGVSDPEQKRKIIGKEFIEVFNEEAAKVKDVEFLAQGTIYPDVIESTSVKGPSQTIKSHHNVGGLPKDMKLQLIEPLRELFKDEVRKVGRELGIPSDMVDRHPFPGPGLGIRILGEVTKEKADILREADDIFIEELRAADLYNKVSQAFVVLLPIRSVGVMGDCRTYEYTAVLRSANTIDFMTATWSHLPLDFLEKVSNRILNEVKGINRLTYDISSKPPATIEWE
- a CDS encoding single-stranded DNA-binding protein, with the translated sequence MNLVVLTGRLTRDPELKYGQSGKAYAKFSLAVNRQFSKDETDFFNCTAFGKTAELVGEYLRKGRKVGVQGNIQQYKYEVNGEKRTSYDVIVNSLEFLESKGGTSENYPANDFPGDHAADSKAEAPLPDKDDEFPF
- the lepA gene encoding translation elongation factor 4; its protein translation is MQQRFKRNFSIIAHIDHGKSTIADRLIEATGTVAQRDMKEQLLDSMDLEREKGITIKAQAVTLFYHAKDGNTYELNLIDTPGHVDFIYEVSRSLSACEGALLVVDAAQGVEAQTLANVYLAIGQNLEIVPVINKIDLPSADIEKTRKEIEDIVGLPADDAILASGKTGEGIGDLLEAVVARIPAPSYDEESPLRALIFDSLFDDYRGVITYVKLLDGKIKKGDRIRIWSTEKDFDVLETGIFTPAMKAVDELTAGSVGYVISGVKSIHDTRVGDTMTSAERPCLFPLEGFKPALSMVFAGIYPLDTNDYGDLRDALEKLQLNDASLTFQPETSLALGFGFRCGFLGLLHMEIIVERLRREYNLDLISTTPSVEYKILMANGQILTIDNPCEFPEGGKGQFTVEEPYISGKIITPKDYMGGVMELCQEKRGVYVGMEFIDEKRSLVTYELPLAEIVIDFYDKLKSRTRGYASFEYEFTGYKEADLVKVDILVQWKVVDAFSFIAHADNAYAKGRTICERLKEVIPRQQFEIPIQAALGSKIIARENIKPYRKNVIAKCYGGDITRKKKLLEKQKEGKKRMKTIGNVEIPQEAFVSVLKLND